In Lycium ferocissimum isolate CSIRO_LF1 unplaced genomic scaffold, AGI_CSIRO_Lferr_CH_V1 ctg22686, whole genome shotgun sequence, the following are encoded in one genomic region:
- the LOC132043300 gene encoding auxin-responsive protein SAUR76-like, producing MKKMNLLLKKCKTLSRQLGRSSSYSSLRSKSTREDFWNVESQDNKEDYETILVGNSRRRYVIKSKYLSHPLLNALIEKSKQKHGEKDHLSVKCEVVLFDHLLWLLENADPNNLNSDSLEELADLYVV from the coding sequence atgaagaagatgaatctGTTACTGAAGAAGTGCAAGACTTTGTCAAGGCAACTAGGAAGAAGCTCATCTTATAGTAGTTTAAGGTCAAAGTCTACAAGAGAAGATTTTTGGAATGTGGAATCTCAAGATAATAAAGAGGATTATGAGACTATTCTTGTTGGCAACTCAAGAAGGAGATATGTGATAAAATCCAAATATTTGAGCCATCCACTATTGAATGCTCTAATAGAGAAATCAAAGCAGAAACATGGGGAGAAAGATCATCTTTCAGTTAAGTGTGAAGTTGTGCTTTTTGATCATCTTCTCTGGTTGCTTGAAAATGCTGACCCCAACAACCTGAATTCTGATTCTTTGGAGGAATTGGCCGATCTATATGTTGtttaa